The Oryza glaberrima chromosome 5, OglaRS2, whole genome shotgun sequence DNA segment gtgcAAAATTTAGCtatctcgaggtactttttcAAAGATTATAAAATTTCTCTTGGTTTATACATTAAGAATACTTAATGAACGATTTTTACAGTAATCGAGAATAAGGAAGGGAGGTACCAAATCGTAATCGTTCATCAAACTCCATTTTTTCAATTACTCAGGAAGTCAGGATACCCTCTTTTAGCTGCTAGACGACAGATAAGTCACCCTTCTTATCCCTCTACAGCAACGTCATATGTTAGAAATTAATACTCGATACCTAATGGTAACGGACATTCATTTCCATCAGGTACCAAGCATGGAAATAGCACTTGGGTCTTATTTCCGTATGCGTACCCTAAAGCACGCGGACACTTGGTCGCATCGCACATCTAACGTCTTTCCTGCTCCATCCTGTTCCTCTCCCTGGCTCCACTCTACCCCATCTGCATACGGCATATCTACCCTAAAGCTCGGATGCATGGGCTCACCGCTTGCGGGTTGCGGTAGCGAGAGAAGTGACTTAGCAGATAGGGCAAAACTAGCAATTACATGTTTCAATCCTACCCCCTCTGAATGGACAGACATATTTGAGTGGTATCTCCTTGATGATGATAAATAAAACTTCTTTTCCATTTTGTATAAATTAACAATAATTTGTTTCATGCTAAAGTATATAAAAGAAGTCATTATACCCATCATATAGGAGCGGATCCAATGTGAGTGCCGAGGGGGAGGGGACTTGAGTCCCCCTACCCTGTTGGATCATCATTGAtcgaaggagagagaaaaggggaaaaagagagagaggaagatcaagagaaagagaagggaggCTGAAGgagcaagaagaagatgagTCTTTCCTAAAATTTTATTCTGGATCCGTCCCTACCGCCGTACTCAGCAATCGTACGTCAATCAGTTGTTTCTGTCTGTGTTGCATAtgcataatttattttgtgCTGCATTGCATTTTCTTCGGTTTATTATCAACGTTCGTAGTAACAATTCATGAATCTTTTCTTCGAGAAGCATCGGATTAATTTTTGAGATGAACTCGATTGTTTGGGaactttactaaaatagagatatatatgaaaatgcatGTATGAGCCCTAGGTGCTAGACCGATTTGATTACATGTAACCTATGGTCATCAAGAAATCTGAGTGCCGCCCCGACCATTAATATTATATCGTCAACGTCAAACGATATGTATGCTTACTTCACTTGTTTCTGCTGCTTACACTAATTCCCTGTtactccatctttttttttaataaatgacaatAAGTCAATAATTCATTTGTATGTTTTGACCACTCATCTCTTCCATAAAAaggaataaaaatatttttaaagatgTATATTACACTCTAAACTTAACCATGCGTTAAACTTTCATTCGTCGTAGACTAACTGACTAAGGCCCCATTTAGCACAGCTCTAGCTCTCAACTCCAACTTATTTGGAGCCGGAGCTATACCAAACGGTCCAAATCCTCACTTTTTTGAAGTGGTGTTAGCAGAGCTACTACTGAAAAAATGAACtacgggggtggagctgggttttcaCTGCTCCCCAACTCCACTCAAcccaaaagacccactaccctttaaaattttaacatatttacacaaaaataccACTCAACTACCCCAAACTCGCCTCctcacccccctctctctctccctctcgtcaCCCTAACCTCTCCCACTGGCCATGGGCaggcgcggctggcggcggggtcgacggcggcgctccgacgACGAGGAAAGGCGgtgcggctggcggcggggtTGATGTCGTCGCTCCGACGATGGGGACGAGCGGCGCGGGTGGCGCACGGCCAGGGAAGGGCGGCGCACGGGCGAGGACGGCGCGTTGTGGGCGGAGGATGGCACGCgggcggggacgacgacgggCTTGCACGCGAGGACGGCAACAGTGACCGGCGACCAGCGACCTAGACGATTGGGGATtgcattctttttcttttttgtttttcaattttaaatCTGGAGCTGAAAACTAGCCAAACACTTTTCAGCTGGTCTCCGACTCATACAAGAGCCAGCTCCCATTAGAGTGAGAGTTTGGAGCGCTACCAAACGGGGCCTGACATTTTAAAGTTATTAGTTGTCGATAATACTAATCAACACTACTAGTAACAAATTAGTGAgtattgtattattattatctcCCTGCCGACCTGTTCGATTGGGAATTAAGTAATGACAAGGACACAGCCAGAACATTCAACCTTATTACTCCATCATGGCCTTACTATAACCTTAGCAGCAAGTCCACGGTCAACCAAACCCCTACTACGATTGTGCGGAGCCAGCCCGAGCAGCATATGACTATGAGCTTCTCTTTGACGACAAATTCTCTGTACTAATGTGTGCCGGATGAGGCTGTCCACCGTTGAACCCTTgcaatttgtttctttttgtttcgaAAAGCCTTTGTTAAACTTTATAATGAACTCTTCTTACCATTTTGTTGTCATGGAATATGAGATAGATTCTCAGTGCTACATGTGATCTGTAGTGGACCTATTATGCTCGGGATGGTAAGTGTTTCGTTATGGCAGTAATTGGTTTGATAGTGGTTAGTTAAAGGATATAATAGAAATAAGTGGCATGCAGggtaattaaaaatatttgaaataagAAATCCGCTAAGAGATGCAtcaattgaaattcaaaataaatccTTGATTAATCTTAGAGGCACTAATCATAAGGTGGCTCGGTATAATGGTCATGAAGTCTATAGCAACTAGGGCATCACACCTTGCTTACCTCACTACTACAAGGGGACCAACGATGGGTTTTCGTCTGCATGGGAAAATgcattttgaataaaatttgaagaaaacatAATCTTTGGTTGAGTCCTAGGCTTAGATAATTTCAGGCTTTGTCACTGCCGCTATACCTGCCAATTTGAATATGTCTtcatttacttttaaaaaacattttgCTATCTGAATTAGCGTGCCACGAATACGCAACATTCAAATCTCAACATGAGACTACACAGAAAGCCCCCAGTATTTTGTTtatctaaaaggaaaaaaaacagcagtTGTATGTATATGCACACGGATGGACACATATTAAGCTAGCATGGAAATGGCATGTTCGAAAAGAatagttatttttgtttcgaactGTATAGGTCAAATTTTAAATCGCATATTTgcgaaaagatatatcatatattgatctattttaacaaattatttaaatatttttttataattttttgaacAACATTCATAAAACAAGaagatatcccctcgagggacaCAAATCCACTTCCTTCTGttcagaagagagagagagagagagagagagaggatatgATGAGCTTGCTAATTGCCGCATGATGGCAAACCAAGAAACAGATTGCAGCTAGCAGCAGCAAGCGACGGCCGACGCGCGCCGACCCTAACCTCCACCGCTACGaaaccgcgcgcgcgcgcatggcCGAAAAACCGGCGtgccaacccaacccaaccactCCCATGCACGCATGACGCCATCGTTGCTCTCGAGTGTGCTCACTGTCACATCACATCGATCATTGATTTCTTTCAAGCGTCGATTGATTCCTCTCCTCTATATAAACGACGCCGCACGCGCGGGCTCGCCGCGGCCATGGAGGAGTTCCAAGAAGCCGACGTCCTCTGGccggaccaccaccaccacctccgccgcgacgacgacgcccgccgccgccgccaccaggagcagcagcagcatggtggcgtggacgccgccgccgccgacgactcaCGTGGCAGCGCCGGCGCCACGCCGTCGGCGCCCGTGGGCATACCGGTGAcaagggcggcgacgacgcggaggaTCAGCCACGggagcacggcgccggcggcggcgttcgtgcCGCCGCACGagctggtggcggcgagggcgcggcggtGCTCGGAGGAGAGGGCGGCGTTCTCGGTGTGCGTGGGGAACGGGCGCACGCTCAAGGGCCGCGACCTCCGCGACGTCCGCACCGCCGTGCTCCGCATGACCGGCTTCCTCGAGACCTGATCGAACACCTCGCgactcttctccttttcttttatgttctttctttttctttttctgaaagaaCTCCTGAACCGCGCGTGACTAGCTAGCTTGCCCATGAATTTGTGCTTAGTTTTACCTATGTAATTC contains these protein-coding regions:
- the LOC127774944 gene encoding uncharacterized protein LOC127774944, with the translated sequence MEEFQEADVLWPDHHHHLRRDDDARRRRHQEQQQHGGVDAAAADDSRGSAGATPSAPVGIPVTRAATTRRISHGSTAPAAAFVPPHELVAARARRCSEERAAFSVCVGNGRTLKGRDLRDVRTAVLRMTGFLET